In the genome of Diaphorobacter sp. HDW4A, the window ACGTGCGCGCCTCGGCGTGCAGGCCATCAAGACAAATGGCGAGGCTACGCGCTGCCTGTGGGATGCTCCAGTGCTGGTGTCCGCCAATGTGCCGCTGGCCTTGGTGGTCGATGCATCCGACACCATCACGTCGGTACATGTGGGGCAGTACGGCGAACAGAACCAGACCGGCGGCTGGGTGACTGCGCCGCAGGCCACCATCGGCACCTACTGGCAAACCAACGCATCGGGCATCACCACGCGTTACGCCAATCGAATGCTTCGCTTCGAGCTGTTGGCGGTGCGGTACACCGAGCAGAACAAGACGCTGATCATTGGTTCGCAAGCCGTTGTCAATGCAACCAGCCTGATGGTCAACGCAGGGGCGCAGCAGCCTGCCAGTGATGCACGCATCACCTACAAGCTGGAGTTGCTGACTCAGGCCGGTGCCGTGGTGCGATCGATGGATGTCGATTCCGGCCAGACCGTGCAGTTGAGCGAGCCGCACACCGGAACGGCACGGCTCAGCGCCACCATGCGCGTGGGTGCAAGTGGCTTGGGCGCGGTACTGGAGCCCGGCACCGTACTGGCCGTGGGGAGCTTGCTGGAGTCGGGTACTTACATCACGCCCGCCATCGCATCATCAGGCGGCACGGATCTGCGCGTCATCTTCGAGGGCGATATTCCGGGCGGATCCGGCGTGATGGTGGAAGCGCAGCTCAACGACGCGGGCGCATGGGTGGCCGTGCCGTGGGAGAGCAGTAGCGCGCAGACCGCAGGTGTGATTGAGCTTCATCATCGAAAACAAGCCATCAATGCGCAATCGCTGCGCCTGCGACTGACGCTAAGCGGTACTACCACGGCCCGGCCCAAGGTGCGCAATCTGCGCGCGGTGATTCTGTAAGGGGTGACACATGGCCAACGAAATCACAGGGCACTACGGCTTGCCGCTGCCGGACCCTGCGGCATTCCTTGAATATGACGTTTTCAAGCTGCGCGATGCCATCTCGGGCATTGACAGCCTGATGCACCAGGCCGCGCTGAATTTGGCACAGCGTGCGCAGGAGTTGGATGCGTTGATCGAGCAGAGGGCGAACGCGCTTGCGCAGTCCAAGCTCGATGTGACGGCGACGGTGGGTGTCGAAAATGGCGGAACCGGTGCCAAAACGGTGTCCGGGGCTCGGGCCATTCTGAGTGTTCCATCGCGCACCGGCAGTGATGCGTCCGGTAACTGGCCAATCAACATCACCGGGAGTGCTGCCAGTGCGACCGATCCAAACGCCATGCCGAAGGCTGGTGGCGCTTTCACTGGGTCGATCACTACGGCGAGCAACGTGGGGGCAGTCACGGGCGCGGGTGGTTCGAAGTTGCAGGCAATGGGCGACGCATCCAACGCGGCGATGATCTCTTTTCATCGGGCTAGCGCCTATGCGATCAACTTTGGTTTGGACACTGACAACGCGATCCGCATCGGCGGATGGTCTCAGGGCACAGGCGTTGCACGGTGGACGCTGGACGCCAGCGGAAACATGACGTCGAGCAGCAACGTGACGGCGTACTCGGATGCGCGCCTGAAAACAAATGTCGTCCCTGTGCTCAACGCGTTGGCGCGCATCAGGGATTTGCGCGGCGTCTACTTCACTCGCATTGACGATCCGGCGAA includes:
- a CDS encoding virulence-associated protein encodes the protein MSFDSIVQIITPTAVMQCAGANLFFAAAGGDVLVSMCMLDENGQLGNVMARARLGVQAIKTNGEATRCLWDAPVLVSANVPLALVVDASDTITSVHVGQYGEQNQTGGWVTAPQATIGTYWQTNASGITTRYANRMLRFELLAVRYTEQNKTLIIGSQAVVNATSLMVNAGAQQPASDARITYKLELLTQAGAVVRSMDVDSGQTVQLSEPHTGTARLSATMRVGASGLGAVLEPGTVLAVGSLLESGTYITPAIASSGGTDLRVIFEGDIPGGSGVMVEAQLNDAGAWVAVPWESSSAQTAGVIELHHRKQAINAQSLRLRLTLSGTTTARPKVRNLRAVIL
- a CDS encoding tail fiber domain-containing protein, which translates into the protein MANEITGHYGLPLPDPAAFLEYDVFKLRDAISGIDSLMHQAALNLAQRAQELDALIEQRANALAQSKLDVTATVGVENGGTGAKTVSGARAILSVPSRTGSDASGNWPINITGSAASATDPNAMPKAGGAFTGSITTASNVGAVTGAGGSKLQAMGDASNAAMISFHRASAYAINFGLDTDNAIRIGGWSQGTGVARWTLDASGNMTSSSNVTAYSDARLKTNVVPVLNALARIRDLRGVYFTRIDDPAKARQMGVIAQEVREVFPEVVLESKPCADSEATILTVAYGNLVAPLIEAVKELDREVQALKGARA